A single window of Girardinichthys multiradiatus isolate DD_20200921_A chromosome 15, DD_fGirMul_XY1, whole genome shotgun sequence DNA harbors:
- the mrpl19 gene encoding 39S ribosomal protein L19, mitochondrial yields MFLSFTASVQCDNRRSDMAVCSRGLDKFATSLRFCRKLQLQNERLLSTSVCRPAADSEPPKFVPPSKPVIVDKTQTVASLRKFLSPEFVPPRQRTDPFKFFLERKDMIRRRKMLNIPEFYVGSILAVIMADPNAIGKTNRFVGICIQRGGKGLGATFVLRNIINNQGVEICYELYNPRIQKMEVLKLEKRLDENLMYLRDALPEYSTVDPEMKPVPFSPTGEVPVNLIKVRMRPKPWSKRWERPKFNIQGIRFDLCMTPRQMEGAQKHAQPWLEYDMLKEYDTTKLEQQILIEVQQEMSK; encoded by the exons ATGTTCTTGAGCTTCACGGCTTCCGTACAATGTGACAACAGAAGGTCAGATATGGCGGTCTGTTCTAGAGGACTTGATAAATTTGCTACGTCGCTGCGGTTTTGTCGAAAACTGCAGCTCCAGAATGAAC gGTTGCTTTCTACATCTGTGTGTCGCCCTGCGGCGGACAGCGAACCTCCTAAATTTGTCCCTCCTTCTAAACCAGTCATAGTAGATAAGACACAAACTGTGGCTTCTTTGAGAAA GTTTCTGAGCCCAGAGTTCGTCCCTCCAAGGCAGAGGACAGAtcctttcaagttttttttggaGAGGAAAGACATGATTCGCAGGAGGAAAATGCTCAACATTCCCGAATTCTATGTGG GCAGCATCCTTGCTGTGATCATGGCTGATCCCAATGCTATTGGGAAAACAAACCGCTTTGTTGGCATCTGCATCCAGAGGGGTGGGAAAGGGCTGGGGGCCACTTTTGTCTTAAGGAACATTATTAACAATCAAG GTGTCGAGATCTGCTACGAGCTGTACAATCCTCGGATCCAGAAAATGGAGGTCCTGAAGCTGGAGAAAAGGCTGGATGAAAACCTGATGTACCTTAGAGATGCTCTGCCTGAGTACAGCACAGTGGACCCGGAAATGAAGCCCGTTCCCTTCTCCCCTACTGGAGAGGTTCCTGTTAACTTG ATCAAAGTAAGAATGCGCCCAAAGCCATGGTCCAAACGTTGGGAACGACCCAAGTTCAACATCCAGGGCATCCGCTTTGACCTGTGCATGACCCCCAGACAGATGGAGGGTGCGCAGAAGCATGCACAGCCATGGCTGGAGTACGACATGCTGAAGGAATATGACACCACCAAACTAGAGCAGCAGATCCTCATAGAAGTGCAGCAGGAGATGAGCAAGTGA